Sequence from the Deltaproteobacteria bacterium RIFCSPHIGHO2_02_FULL_44_16 genome:
AAAAGAGCGCTAGCTCTGCGGGCGGCAGCCCCTCAGAAACGTCGGATGCGTCGGGAACGAAGCAGTGAGATAATTCCGATGGTCATGCCGACAAGAATCATTAATCCTAAAAAGCCACTGATTGGTTCTGGATCTGTCGTGGTGGCAGCAGAAAGTGTGCAGCCGCCGCTTCCAGAGACGAGTTCACGTTGTTCTGGCAAGCCTCCCAAAATATCTTCAGCTGGTTGCGGTCCTGGAACAACGGAAGGATCGGGACAAATATTTTCTTGATCGGTATTTGAAATATTTGGGCAGTTATCACAGGCATCGCCGACTTTATCTTGATCACGATCGAGTTGATCGCGATTCGGAATGGCGGGACAGTTATCTCGTTCGTTTCGAATCGTATCGTTGTCGATATCATTTTCACACGCATCCCCAATGCCATCACCGTCGCTATCAGCTCCAGTATCGATCGTGAAAATACATTTATCACAGGCGTCGCCCAAGGTGTCGCCGTCTCGGTTTTTTTGATCGGGATTAGATTCTGAAGGACAGTTGTCGAGACTGTCGCCCTGACCGTCAAAATCTTTATCGGTACAGGCGGAAAAATCGTCAGGTCCTTGTTGAGTTGGATTTTGAACATCGGGACAGCTATCGAAAATATCGATAAGATTGTCACCGTCGCGATCATCACAGGCGTCACCTTCGTCATCTAAATCTGTATTTCTTTGTCCTCCCCCTTCAAGTTCTGCTTCGGAAAGAGTTCCGTTATCGTCGATGTCGCAGCTGATTGGATCATCGATAGTACAATCTCCATTGGGGACGTTCACACAGTTATCTTCTTCGTCAGCGACTCCATCGCAGTCAGTATCCAGACCACTGGGGGAAGATGAAGAACAACCGAGAGGCCGCGCAAAACTGGACGCTGCTGATCCGAGAACAATGATAAAAGGAATAATCCAAAGAAGCCGATTCATGCTTTTCCTCCTGTGACACGCCTATCATGAACTTCGGCCTTTTTCTCAAAAGGTTGCGTCTTTTTTTGCTTATGACGAGCGTCGTAGGAGGGCAAGAGGAATAAGAGGGAAAAAGAGCAAAAAGAGTGAAAATGTTAAAGGTTTTTGCTCAAAAACAAGGCTACATCCCCCACTTTTACTTACATTTTTCACATCTTCGGGGACATTTTGAATAGGAGTGACGTCAGCGATGACAATTTCACAGGCATCTCCAACACCATCTCCATCCGTATCGACTTGATCGGGGTTATAAAGACGGGAGCAAACATCCACTTCGTCTGAAAAACCGTCACGATCTAAATCAGGAGCGCAGGCGATTCCGTGATTTTTTCCATCTTCCTGTTCTTGGCCAGGATTCATCACATAAGGACAATTATCGCAGGCATCTCCGACTCGGTCTCCATCGCGATCAGACTGACCTGGATCGTAATTATCGGGGCAGAAATCTCTGACATCGGTGACGTTATCGCAATCACGATCATTCATGGTCGTGCCAGAAGGAAGATCGATATGACAGACCACTTTTTCCGTTTGAGCAAAGGTTACTTGAGGGAAGAGACAGAGAAAGAAGAGAGCAAAGATCCGCATACTTTTTATGCAGCGTCGATATCGTTGAGTGATGAGAAGCAAGAGTGTCATCAAAAGAAGTCCAAAAAGTGTCCCGGAAGGTTTCGAGGGATTTTTCATCAAACTGCACGAAGCTCCTTCAGCGTTGAGCGTTTTGATATGAGGACCCATCTCTTCTCCCTCTTCGTCGGAAGCTTCGGGAAGACTCAGCGGGTTGCGAATTTTATCTGATGGTTTTGGTGGAGATGCTTCTCCTGCCGGGGATTGTGGGTTTTGGACAGGTGTCGGATCTGTTGAAGCCATTTGGGCTTTTGTGACATCAAGAACCGGAGTTGCAAATTGCTGAACGGTTAATGCAATAGGAAATCCATACATCAAAAATCCTTTTTGATACGAGAGCTTATAAGTTATTTCCCCGGTCTCTGCATTGACATGTTCAGATACAAGATCACGAAGTGTCTCTTCATAGGGAAGGCCTATGACTTCACCACATGGTTCCGCGGGAGGAGTTTCTCCAGGTTGTATTTGAGGAGGAGGGAGAGCTTCACCAGGACATTCCCCTTCCTTGTTAAATTGAGGATCCGTTTCATCACAGATAACATCGCCATGATCAGAGCTCATGCATTCTTTTACGAAAGTTCTCGTGTTCATCCTTGAAAGCGGTTGAAACGTCACATAGAGATAATCGAAGTATTCCTGATCTCCACCTGTTTCGTACGTGAGTTCATATTCATCGACATCTGTCGGAAAAGGATTCCCTCCAGCCCAACTTTGGGAGGGAAGAGACAAAGCAAAAGTGAATGTTGTTATAACTAGTTGAAATATAATGTGTTTCATTCTCTTCTCTCCGCCCAAGAGGTTCCCCTTACACTGTCATTATCGTCATCAAAGAGAAAAGGTTGCGTTTTAAAAAAATGGACCTCAGGAACCTCTGAAAAAGGCCCATCGGCTTCGTTGTCTTCGTCAGCACTTCTTGCGACGTACTTTCAGTACGTCTCAGTCGGCTTCCTCAGACTGCCTCGCATCTGGACCTTTTTGAGGAGTTCCTTTATACGATTTTCAATATGAATGTTGTGATCACTGGAGCGACCGGAAAAATAGGAAAGGCGTTAGCCCCTTTTTTGAGATCCAAAGGGGCAAAACTCTTTTTGCAGGGTTCTTCGAAAAAAGAAGAATCAGAATTTGAGATTTTTTTTGTCGATTTATCGACGATAGAAGGAATTGATCAATGTATTCATTCGGCATCGCAGCATCTGGGATCGATTGATCTCTTCATTCATCTTGCCTCACGTTTTGAACAGAAACCATTTGAAGAGGTAACGGAAGAGGATTGGGACCGCGGATTTGATGTTGATTTAAAAGCAGCGTTTTTTCTTGCCCAAAAGCTTGCTCCCCACATGAAAAGAGGCGGTAGTCTCATTTTTATGAGCGACATTTATGCTAAAAAACCGTATGCGCATCGCCTTCCCTATTGTATTGCGAAAGCAGGAGTGGATGCGCTCACGAAAGCTCTGGCTCGTATTTTTAAAGATCGTCTTCGAGTGAATGCGCTCGCTCTTTCGAGAATTGATACGCCGGAGGAGATGCAAGAGGTGCTTGAAAAAATCTGGAGTTTAGCAACTGAAGAGAAAGGGAGTGGCCATCTTGTGACACTATAGTGAATTAATTTTTAGTATGTCATCCTCGCGAAGGCGGGGATCCAGAAAAGCTGATAAATACCTGGATTCCTGCTTTCGCAGGAATGACAGCGTACTCATAAAAAGTTAATTCAACATGTAATTTAAAAAGCAGACAGGCTGCTTTTTTAAAGGATTTAAATATGTACACCGTCTCAAAAACATTTTCGTTTTGTTACGGTCATCGACTTGTTGGTGATCACACCAAGTGTCGTCATCTGCATGGACACACCGCGAAAGTGACTATTTCTCTTCGTCAAGAGAAGCTCGATGAAAAGGGGATGGTGGTTCATTTTGCAAAACTGAAAGAAACCATTGGAAAATGGATTGACGATGAGATTGATCACACCATGCTGCTTTCAGAAAATGATCCCATCAAAGAGATGCTCGCCAAATCCGGAGAGCGTTTTTTGCTTCTCCCGTTTAGTCCCACTGCTGAAAACTTAGCCCGCTATATTTTTGAGAAGACCAAAGAATTCGGTTTTCCGGTGGAACAGGTCGAACTCTGGGAATCCGAAAATGCGAAGGCGATGTATAGTATTTAAGGTTTTGAATATACAGCCCATATGATTTGAGCCACTACAAGAAAAATCATAACCATTGAAAGTATTGTAGTAGTTAGACTAAATTTGTTTATAGACTTATCAAGTCTATCCAACAATTCTTCTGTCCTTTTAGTTGATAAGTTATTGGTGGAAACCGTTCCCATACTTATACCTTTGAATAAGTAATACTGACCACTTCTTCTCCTTTTTCTTTCACAATATTTACATCCGCAAAAAGATTTGGGGATTCTT
This genomic interval carries:
- a CDS encoding 6-pyruvoyl tetrahydrobiopterin synthase, translated to MYTVSKTFSFCYGHRLVGDHTKCRHLHGHTAKVTISLRQEKLDEKGMVVHFAKLKETIGKWIDDEIDHTMLLSENDPIKEMLAKSGERFLLLPFSPTAENLARYIFEKTKEFGFPVEQVELWESENAKAMYSI